From the Halorhabdus utahensis DSM 12940 genome, one window contains:
- a CDS encoding twitching motility protein PilT, producing the protein MTGSPDRPTVLDTSVLSNFAHVDRIELLDDLPRLATVEAVRTELDAGIETHSYLERAVVALDDDIPVISPSPAAQEVEQHLLKRLDPGEAQALAVADVRNGTIVTDDGDARSIARNRDVPLTGSIGVLVRFVEDDVMSVEDADRYLKRWIDEAGFRSPARDIETFLDE; encoded by the coding sequence ATGACGGGGTCGCCCGATCGACCGACAGTCCTCGACACGTCCGTGTTATCGAACTTCGCGCACGTCGACCGGATCGAGCTCTTGGATGATCTGCCCCGGCTGGCAACCGTCGAAGCCGTCCGGACGGAACTCGACGCCGGTATCGAGACCCATTCGTATCTCGAGCGTGCCGTCGTCGCCCTCGATGACGACATTCCAGTGATCTCGCCGTCACCCGCCGCCCAAGAGGTAGAACAACATCTCCTGAAACGGCTCGATCCCGGAGAGGCGCAAGCGCTGGCCGTCGCTGACGTCCGAAACGGTACGATCGTGACCGACGACGGCGATGCCCGATCGATCGCTCGCAATCGAGACGTCCCGCTGACCGGGTCGATCGGAGTGCTCGTCCGGTTCGTCGAGGACGACGTCATGTCGGTCGAAGACGCCGACAGGTACCTGAAGCGGTGGATCGACGAGGCGGGGTTTCGATCGCCCGCCCGGGACATCGAGACATTTCTGGACGAGTGA
- a CDS encoding UPF0175 family protein: MSRTTATIPDDLTDLMEGAVDAGVFENKSDAIRHVLREYFEEHPNERVAAAIALYERGDVTLGTAARLADCNRFEMRDRLREEGVELRLGPEDMADARDEIETARNLE; this comes from the coding sequence ATGTCCCGGACGACTGCCACGATCCCCGACGACCTCACCGACCTGATGGAGGGGGCCGTCGACGCCGGCGTCTTCGAGAACAAGAGCGACGCGATCCGGCACGTCCTTCGGGAATACTTCGAAGAACATCCGAACGAGCGCGTCGCGGCGGCGATCGCGCTGTACGAACGCGGTGACGTCACGCTCGGAACGGCGGCGCGGTTGGCCGATTGCAACCGCTTCGAAATGCGTGATCGCTTGCGGGAGGAGGGTGTCGAACTCCGCCTCGGCCCGGAAGACATGGCCGATGCACGCGACGAAATCGAGACCGCCCGCAATCTCGAATGA
- a CDS encoding non-histone chromosomal MC1 family protein — MARDTDKRNFALRESDGNESSVFSGGTPRQAALKAARRLDPAPSEDAADPETIRLREKGTEKVHVYEGWAWEEDAPDDKPDWMPGEITKGNVSKQGVEHLEEI; from the coding sequence ATGGCACGTGATACGGACAAACGAAACTTTGCACTGCGCGAATCGGACGGGAACGAGTCGAGCGTCTTCTCCGGGGGGACACCTCGTCAGGCGGCACTGAAAGCTGCACGACGGCTGGACCCCGCTCCGAGCGAGGACGCGGCCGATCCCGAGACAATTCGCCTCCGTGAGAAGGGGACGGAGAAAGTCCACGTCTACGAAGGATGGGCCTGGGAAGAGGACGCGCCCGACGACAAGCCCGACTGGATGCCCGGCGAAATCACCAAGGGCAACGTGTCCAAGCAGGGTGTCGAACATCTCGAGGAGATCTGA
- a CDS encoding quinone-dependent dihydroorotate dehydrogenase, whose translation MNPYNLTKPLLFQLSPETAHALAHEGMKLVDGTPIESALARAFKVDDDRLSMSAFGCEFPNPIGVAAGFDKTAEAPGTLGALGFGHVEVGGVTAEPQEGNPRPRVFRLVEDEAIINRMGLNNPGAKVIGERLDNTDVSMPVGVNLAKTEDVPMDEAAADYRETYEQVAEGGDFFVINVSCPNSPGFRELQNRESLEDIFSTVKNAGAAPLLVKLSPDLPEPAVEETLELVEEYDLDGVIATNTTTDRPEALTSPDRVEEGGLSGRPIEEQATEMVRFVASRTDVPVVGVGGVFTAADAYRKIRAGASLVQIYTGFIYRGPTIARNVNRGLATLLERDGFDSVEDAVGADL comes from the coding sequence ATGAACCCCTATAACCTCACCAAGCCGCTGTTGTTCCAGCTATCACCCGAGACTGCGCACGCGCTCGCACACGAAGGAATGAAACTCGTCGACGGGACGCCGATCGAGTCGGCACTCGCACGAGCGTTCAAAGTTGACGATGATCGTCTCTCGATGTCCGCGTTCGGGTGTGAGTTCCCGAATCCGATCGGCGTCGCGGCGGGCTTCGACAAGACAGCCGAGGCTCCGGGCACACTGGGTGCACTCGGCTTCGGGCACGTCGAGGTCGGCGGCGTCACTGCCGAGCCCCAGGAAGGCAATCCACGCCCGCGCGTGTTCAGACTCGTCGAGGACGAGGCCATCATCAACCGGATGGGTCTCAACAATCCGGGCGCGAAGGTGATCGGCGAGCGGCTCGACAACACCGACGTCTCGATGCCGGTCGGTGTGAACCTCGCGAAGACCGAGGACGTGCCAATGGACGAGGCGGCCGCGGACTATCGCGAGACCTACGAGCAGGTTGCCGAGGGAGGCGATTTCTTCGTGATCAACGTCTCCTGTCCCAACTCGCCGGGGTTCAGAGAGTTACAGAACCGCGAGTCGCTGGAAGACATCTTCAGCACGGTGAAAAACGCCGGCGCAGCCCCGCTCCTGGTGAAACTGTCGCCCGACCTGCCGGAGCCAGCCGTCGAGGAAACCCTGGAGCTGGTCGAGGAGTACGATCTCGACGGCGTGATCGCGACCAATACGACCACTGACCGCCCTGAAGCGCTCACCAGCCCGGATCGTGTCGAAGAAGGGGGGCTTTCGGGCAGACCCATCGAGGAACAGGCGACCGAAATGGTGCGGTTCGTCGCCAGCCGGACGGACGTCCCGGTCGTCGGCGTCGGCGGCGTCTTCACCGCGGCTGACGCCTATCGGAAGATCCGCGCCGGGGCGAGCCTGGTCCAGATCTACACCGGTTTCATTTACCGCGGGCCGACGATCGCCCGGAACGTCAATCGTGGGCTCGCGACGCTACTCGAACGCGACGGCTTCGACAGCGTCGAGGACGCAGTCGGTGCTGACCTCTAA